Genomic segment of Vulpes lagopus strain Blue_001 chromosome 7, ASM1834538v1, whole genome shotgun sequence:
AGGCCTACTGCTGTGATTAGATAGTTAGCCCTTGACTTGTCTTCCTCTTTTTGGAATCAGGACTTTCTTTTGTAAGAGGGCCTTGGGATGGCCCTACTGAATatcctggcagagggaaaaacactAGGACAGGAGTTAGGCTTTCCACACACGGAAAACAAAAGCACAGGAAGTTCAGGCTTGGCTAAAACAAAGGCCAAGGGGCGGGGACTTAAGCTCACAGCCCTGTGACAATGAGGTTACTAAGGAAGGTGTCCCCAACTGACCAAGACAAACACACAATTCTGCTGACGGCCAACACTTTATTAGTGAGGAGCCTAGTTAGGGAGGGGGTGCTGGGATGGACAAGAAGAGCCCAGCTCAGGGGACTTTCCTGGAATTCAGGCGTTCCTCCATGCAGATTTCAAGGAAACACCATCATGGATGAAATCCCCAGAGGGCAGCGCTGTGACTGCCAAGCAGCAGGGAAAGGAGGGTTGCCTAGGCACAGCTGGGCCCCTGGGACAGCAAGGCTTCGATGTCAGGCTCGATATCGATGGTTGGGAAGCGGCGGCTATACCTGCGCACAGGCACGCCGTCTGGGCCCACTAGGAACTTCTCAAAGTTCCAGGCAACGTCGTTGCGGCACACCGGGGACCAGGTGATGAACTTGGGGTCGGTCATTAGCGCAGTGGTGTCGTCactgggggcaggcagagactcCCGGAGGAAGGCGAAGAGGGGGTGCGCCTGCGCGCCGTTCACCTCGCACTTCTCAAAAAGCGTGAAGTTGGGCTCGAACCCGCCGCCAGGTCGAACGTACTTGAGGGAATTCAGGATCTCTTCGTTCTTAGCGTTTTCCTGCGGGAAGGAAGAGAAACTGGAATCCGGGCCCGCAAGGGGAGGGGAAACGTTCGAACCGCAAACCGAGAGGTTCGAACCGAGGTTTCTCGATGAGTCATCACGCTCTTGCCTTTCCTGTACAACCCCTAGGCAGACCCGAGACGAGCTGGGACGAGCGCCAGCAGCCCGTCTCTCTGCAGCCAGGGTCTGCGGCTGTCCTGCCCGACGGCCGTCTCGCCGTCGCTCCCAACCCCAGGTGCAAGCTCACCCCACTCTGCCCCTCGCCGCGTACCTGATGCCCGAACTGGTTGCACGGGAAGCCGAGCACAACCAGGCCCCGGGGTCCGAGGCGCCGCTGCAGCTCGTTCATCTGGGTGTAGTCCCGGACCGTTGTGCCTCAGAGCGACGCCACATTCTCGATGAGCAGCACCTTGCCCCGCAGGGAACCCAGGCTCATAGGTTCCCCGCCGGCCAGCGGACGCGCTGAGAAGGCGTACACGGAgcgcggggccgccgccgccgcggcggCTGCGGCAAGGGCAGCGGCGCACATGACTGGCTACCCAAAAGGAGTGCGGAGCTGCGGCTGGAGACCGCGAAGATTGTGGGATCACGTGGCGCAGGCACTTTTCCGGGCGCTCCGCCCCCCCACGGCCCCGCCTCATCCGGCCTCCGCCCTCCCTCCAGTCTGGTGGGAGGGTGCGCCCTGGCCGGATACGGGCACCGCCTAGGCGGTGTGGAGCCGCAGGCACAGCAGATTCAGTTTAGGCAGCGCAGCGGTGGCGGCGAAAATTACCTCGACCAGGGCACAGGCCCAAGAGAGCTCCGATTCCTTCTCAAAGGTTTTTAGTTAAGGGATGAAGCAGGACCCAAGGGAACTGGGCAGCAACAGCACGGGGAGCGGCTCCAGGTTACGAACCCTCCCAGGTCAAGCCATATTACTCCCCTTGCAGTCTGTGCCCTACTTGTCGCCAGGTGCACAGAGCGAGTTGTGACTTGTGGTGGTGCAGTTGGCAGTGGCTGCCAAGGCAAGTTCAGCGATGAGGCCCTGTAGCCCTAGGAAGGTTGTTGGAGGAAAGTGGGCAATGCCAGGGGCAGCCAGGGATCAAACTCCAAGATGCAGCTATAACTCATTTCCCTGCATTCTGAGGCTGCCTGGAGTGTGTTCTTATCTAGGCCTCTGGTCTCCTTTCTCCTGTATCTCCAATATGGCACTGTCCTTAACACTGGCTTTCGGAAGGAGCCACTGAgtcccagcccctccctgccttgtGGAGTGGATGGGCAGATTTGAGACCATCCTTCATACCTATCAAAAACCTGAGGCTCAGACCTTTAAGTAAAAGACTAAAAATGGATAGAAAGCAAAAAATGTCACACTCCTGAGATTCCTCTAGAGGAATGACTGTTGGGAGTGCCCGACATGTCTCCCTGGTACACTGCATTCCCTGCACTAGGCCACTGTGAACTTGAACGTGACACAGAACAAGCATTTCCACCTCCTTAGGAGCCGGGTTAGTGCCAAATTGAGGGGTCAGAGTGGGGGGCAAGCTGATATTTCACATTCAAATCGTCCAAAGAGAGCTAGGCTAGACATATATATCCTCCCACTCCCAACCCTGGAGAGAGCAACACAAACACCAGGATACAGGAAGTTTAGAAAACTGCCTTTATTCTATTAGTAGTTGGAAAAATTAACTGGTACAGAAAAAAAGTTTAGTCAGCTGGAGAGAAGAAATTGAGTGCCACCCAAGAGAAATGGTGGCTCCTCTGGTAGGGAACCTGGATACAGTGAGGAAAAAGAGCACTGTGAACTAGAGCCAGACCCTGCAGTCCAGGTGAGAGGTTATGCCACCTTTTGAAGTGTCTGTCTCAGGCATGAAaccaaattcttatttatttagccCAGCTCTGGGGAAGGGTACTAGGATATGTGGGGCTGAAAACAGGTGAAACGGGCCATCTTTTATCAGAGAAACTGACAAAacgggaattttaaaaatgaattttccatctgactttattttcaaatacactttcttttttaaaaaaaccaatacaCTTTCTGCAGGGATGACAAATATCAGTATTAGGAAATCCAATTATACAAAAAATACTACATCTAGTCTGGGgtagatagatttattttttggtaacatACATTAAGTGGCACTAATTACACAGTAACTATAAGGTAACTAACATGAAACCACAGAACTGTAACTCTGCCACAGCTGCATGGACTTGAGCCTTTCTGGATAAGCACATTTTCAAAAAACTGGATGACCATCACAGAGCTATGCCAATAAAATCTGTTAAGGAGTAAAGCTCTGAAGTAGGGACTCACCAGAGTACCTTGCAGCTGACAGATGACAGGCAGGACATGTTAGTTATAAAGTAGTTACAGCCTAATTCACAAAAGTTACCAACTGTTTCTCTTTCTAGAAAGAAGCAAGAAGTTAAGAAATTCCTTGAATTAGCGCCTGGTGTGTCAGGTGGGAGTGCAGAGGAGGGCTGTTAGAGCGGTGTCAGGAGGACCTCGGTGGTCAGGTGGGTTGGACATCATTAATAATCATGGTTGGCTTCTAAATACTGGTAGCAAGATGACTTTTGATTTGTAATCTTAGGTAAATTATAGATAAATGAAAAAGGCCAGTAATCATACACTAAGATTAATAAACAGCACTTCAAAATTAACCGCATGAGGGCTGTGCTTGCAGCAGGGTTTCACAAGACAAGGCACCCAGATTTTTTCTTCCCACGTCTGGCTTGCAGAGCAGCTCTCGTGGCCATTTCAAAAACCTCCCTCACTCCATCTTTGGTCTTTGCTGAACACTCCATGTACCCAAAAGCACCAATCCTGTTTGCCATATCTCTGCCTTCTTCCGGTTTCACCGGCTCCTAGCAAAGAGAAAAGCACTTTCAGTTAAGTGTCACATATATGAAGTATAAAGTACTCAAAATTCAGcttaaaaaacttcttttaaaagctgccagaaaaaaaaaaaaaaaaaaaaaaaagctgccagaCCTAGAGGAGTCTTATGAAACTCATATGCAGTGACCCTCCCTACCCCAATATAAAATCCCTATCAAACAGGCTCTTCCTGAGAAGTAGACAGAAGGGAGAGGCCAGAGAAGCCCTGCCGGGttaaagaggaaatcaaagaGCAAATGATTCAAGCTGTCAATCCAGAGTAAGCACTTGGGTCTTCCAATTGTTGGCTTCAGAGAGGACTGAATGCCTATGGAAGGAAATAAATCCTGACCTTGACATTTAAACAGAGAAACTTCAGTGGAAGAACCTGGGCTGAATATCTTAATTAAGGCTCTTGTCCTGCACTGGGGAAGCCCTCATCATCACTTATAAAGGCACCAGGGCTCTCTAGACTCCTTGTCCTCAAGCTTTTCTGATCCTTTGGTTGCTACCAATTTAATCTTTGGCCTCACATTATAGCAGGGTAACAACTGGAGAGGGAAATCCAGAGCCTGATAAAGTTTGGGCATTTGGAGCACTGACTACTGCTGTCTCAGGCAGGCAATCCTTGGAGGCATAGTGCTATCTCACAGGAGAGGTTCCCATCTAAGTAGGGAGTCTTAAGGACCCTCTGAACAGGCATCAGGGAATGAGGGACGAATGGAGAAAGAGAGGCTTCTGGGACTCTTTAAATAACCtggcttgggcagcccgggtggctcagcggtttagcactgccttcagcccagggcatgatcctggagacccaggattgagtcccgcatcaggctccctgcatggagcctgcttctccctctgcctttgtctctacctctctcggtctctgtgtctctcatgaataaataaaatattaaaaaaaaaaaaataacctggctTGTGAGAGTTTCTGCTGGGCCCCCTCAACATCCAACTTTGGGCCCCGAGTTTAAGAATACTACAGGAAAACAGAACCCTGCCCCAGACCATGCCTGCTTCATCTTGGCTAGCTCCCGCCTTGTGTGCTCATCATTCCGAAGATCCTTCTTGTTCCCAACCAGGATGATGGGCACGTTGGGACAGAAGTGCTTGACTTCTGGGGTCCATTTTTCTGGGATGTTTTCTGAAAGAAGCAAAATTTGGTGTTACATACAATTCTGATCTTGATGAATGTCCAAGAGCCCTAGTTAAACTGCAAGGGAACTACTTTAAAGTATGCTGGACATTTAATAGAATCTCACTAGTTTCAAAACGacagaaaaaaggcaaaatctaACCCCCTTCCATTAAGCACAAAATCACCAGCTTCTCCTCAGTCCCCACTAAGGAGCTCAGCTCCTGTGAAGTGGGGCCCAGTTAAAGCTGTGGAGGAACAAAGGATCCAGAATACAAGGTGGCTCCACATGATGCAACCTGACCCAAGGAGGGAAGCTATTCATGGACCATTTCCATCACTGCTGGCTAGTAACTATGAGCATATCTTACAGAAAGGGTCTCCATTCTAGGGCTGCAGCTGGCCCAGGTTCCCCATGTTCTCTCTACACCTTGCTTATGGACCTTCAACATGACCTCCATCATGTAGGTTACTGGTATTTTCAAATAGCTCGACTGACTTCTAAAAATGAGTGATAACCACTTCTTGCCAATATGGTACTAATTTAGAAAGGTTGGATGTACATCAATCATGTTGTGTAAGTGGCCAGGTTCAACCTCCCACAACCATGGCTTGGGCATCTCAGGGTCAGGCATGATTTTACAAAATGAGGTTAACAGTATTACCTACCTTACAGAGGGCTATTTTGAATCAATGCATACAAAGTACTTAATATGACAATCATTTAAGTGGTCTTCttgttgggatacctgggtggctcagcggttgagcgcccaccttcagcccagggtgtgatcctggagtcccgggatccagtcccacattgggctccctgcaaggagcctgcttctctctctgcctgtgtctctgcctctttctctgtgtctctcatgaatgaatttaaaaaaaaaaaaaaagtctgcttgtAATTTGAGGCTGTAGTTTAGAAGTAAACTGTTTATTCTCTGACTTCAAGACAAAAAAACCAAACGGCAAGAACTGCTTAGAATATGGAAAGATGCTCTGTCTTCTGGCTGAGGAACCACATCAGGTAAAGAAGCTAAATGCGTGAGGTCAGGAAATTCCTATAATTTAATGCTCCACTCTTTAGGACAGAAGATGGACACTTCTAAGGACTAAGCCAAACAGCCTGAGCTCTGAACCTTGCTCTCACCTCTGCACATGTTCTTACTTTTCACTGCAGCTGTGATCAGTGATCACTTTAAAAGGTAAATGAGACCTCATTCCCTTGTTCAAACCTTCCAAGAGCTCCAACCTCACTCGTGATGAGGAAAAGTCCACACCATTAACCACATGGCTCTGCAACCCTCACTCCCACACCCTCTGCTACAACACTGAGATTCCTTATTCTTCCTGTCTTGGTGGCTTTGCATCTGCTGTTCCCCCTACctggaaaggttttttttgttgggTATCTGTATTGGCCTCCCTCAGTTCCTTTAGGTCTCTCCCAAAAGTCACCTTTTCAGCAAGGTTGCTGACCATCCTATATGGTCATCCTCTGAACTACCCATTCCATAACCACTTCTGAGAATGTTATCTGTAAAATTTCTTGCTATCAGATCTACTGTTATGTTTCTTGGATTTACTGTTGTATTTGCTCTTCTGTCTCAATCTAGAAGTTTCTTCCATAAATAGGCgctcaataattatttgctgaatatatgaaattattactCCCAATAGTCCCCCATCCCTTGGGAGTGTAggacacaaaaattaaaatgaattgcCTGTGCTGCCTCCTCCTTTcgtgaataatttttttccttttttttttttttaaagattttatttatttatgatagacatagagagagagaggcagagggagaagcaggctccatgctgggagcccgaagtgggactcgatcccggtactccaggattgtgcctgggccaaaggcaggcgctaaaccgctgagccacccagggatcccctccatttttttttttttaaaagtaggcttcatgcccagtgtgagCAAGAGTatcatgctttactgactgagccagccaggtgccccaaaactttaTTCTTAAATTCAGTGATGGCAATCACCTATAATCTCTCCTACCCCTAAAATAATCTGATCACATTGGGGCATAGCACCTTGCATGGATTTATTGTGGGGTTGTATGATGGCCTTTGGGAATTCCAGAAAACCAGGAGAAGGAATCCTTATCATCTAGATCAGGGGTCAACAAATACAATCTTGTcagcacctgggtagcttggttggttaagtgtctgacttcagctcagatcatgatttcagggccctgggatagagccttgagtcaggctccctgctcagtgagaagtctgtttgtccctctccccctcctcctcatcttctctcttgcatgtgcaaataaataaataaacaaacaaacaaagaaacaaataaataaataaaaaatacgtggggaggctgggtggctcagtttgttaagagtccaactcttggttttggctcaggtcatgatctcacaatcgtgagactgagtcccatgaGTCTCTGAGCATAGAGCTTCAGATTCTcattccttccccctctgctctttccctgaCTCGCTCaaactctctaaaataaataaaatctttaaaaagggggggggggttaacTAGAACATAGACAAActcattcattatatattttctgtggctgcttttgtgatACAACAGTGGAATTGACTGTTGTGGCAAAGTTTACTAGAATATATGGCcaacaaagcctaaaacatttgcTATTCGGTCTTTTGTAAGTTTGCTACCCCAGGTCTCAAACTAGTATTATAGACTCTAGACCAACTGCCAGTCCAGACAGCAGGGCTGAAACTTTCACAACATCCTGATTCCTGATCAAACTTGTTATCCTATACCTAGAGGTAAGGCAATAGTCTAACATCCAAGCAAGTAAAACCAAAGTATAACATTAGATTGacaatagctttttattttctt
This window contains:
- the RHOA gene encoding transforming protein RhoA produces the protein MAAIRKKLVIVGDGACGKTCLLIVFSKDQFPEVYVPTVFENYVADIEVDGKQVELALWDTAGQEDYDRLRPLSYPDTDVILMCFSIDSPDSLENIPEKWTPEVKHFCPNVPIILVGNKKDLRNDEHTRRELAKMKQEPVKPEEGRDMANRIGAFGYMECSAKTKDGVREVFEMATRAALQARRGKKKSGCLVL
- the GPX1 gene encoding glutathione peroxidase 1 — its product is MCAAALAAAAAAAAAPRSVYAFSARPLAGGEPMSLGSLRGKVLLIENVASLUGTTVRDYTQMNELQRRLGPRGLVVLGFPCNQFGHQENAKNEEILNSLKYVRPGGGFEPNFTLFEKCEVNGAQAHPLFAFLRESLPAPSDDTTALMTDPKFITWSPVCRNDVAWNFEKFLVGPDGVPVRRYSRRFPTIDIEPDIEALLSQGPSCA